The Caldisalinibacter kiritimatiensis DNA segment AATAATTGAAAATGAAAGTTTTGAAATAGGAAAAGACATATTTTTAGCCTATTGTCCTGAAAGAGTACTCCCTGGACACATTATTGAAGAACTTATTTATAATAATAGAATTGTTGGAGGTTGTACCGAAAAATGTGGATTAAAAGCAAAAGAAGTTTATAATACCTTTGTAAAAGGTGATATTTTTATAACAGATGCTAAAACTGCTGAAATGACAAAGCTTGTAGAAAATACCTACCGAGATGTTAATATAGCCTTTTCCAATGAAATTACTAAAGTATGTAATACTCTTAATATTAACGTTTATGACGTAATTAATTTTGCAAATATGCACCCGAGGGTATCTATACTAAATCCAGGTCCCGGTGTTGGTGGACACTGCTTAGCAGTGGACCCATATTTTATTATAGAAAAAGCTCCAAATGAGTCACAAATCATTTCATTAAGTAGAGAAATAAATAATAGTATGCCAGACTATGTGGTTAAACAGGTTGATAATTTATTAAAGAATAACTCTAATCCTAAAGTCGCTGTTTTTGGTATCACATACAAAGGAAATGTAAATGACTTAAGAGAAAGTCCTGCTATAAAAATAAGTAATATTTTAAGAAAAAAAGGCTATGAAGTAAATGCATACGACCCTTTAATTAAAGAAAATGAATATAATGTAGTTTCACTTAACACTGCTATTAAAGATGCAGATATCCTTTTAATATTAGCTGACCATGATGAATTTAAATTCTTAAATTATGAAAAAATAGCTAAATATATGAATAGTCCTATCATTTTTGATACAAAACACATAATTGATGAAGAAACTTTAAGTAACGAAATACAACTTATTAATTTTGGTAATTTATATTTTAAAAACTAATTTATTTTCTAGAAAGGGAATTGATTAATAATCAATTCCCTGCTTTTATTCGTAACGCTGTTTAGTCTTGTCAATATTAACTTACTTTACATATATTAAACTAGGAACTGAGATAAAGGAGAGTG contains these protein-coding regions:
- a CDS encoding nucleotide sugar dehydrogenase; amino-acid sequence: MKKICVIGLGYIGLPTSVLLAFSGWKVTGVDINEKIVSYINKGKAHINEANINWLLQEVIVNERLIAKTTPREADVFIIAVPTPINNEFRCNLSYVVEATKSILPYLQKGNTIIIESTIPPGTTEDIVKPIIENESFEIGKDIFLAYCPERVLPGHIIEELIYNNRIVGGCTEKCGLKAKEVYNTFVKGDIFITDAKTAEMTKLVENTYRDVNIAFSNEITKVCNTLNINVYDVINFANMHPRVSILNPGPGVGGHCLAVDPYFIIEKAPNESQIISLSREINNSMPDYVVKQVDNLLKNNSNPKVAVFGITYKGNVNDLRESPAIKISNILRKKGYEVNAYDPLIKENEYNVVSLNTAIKDADILLILADHDEFKFLNYEKIAKYMNSPIIFDTKHIIDEETLSNEIQLINFGNLYFKN